From the genome of Cryptococcus tetragattii IND107 chromosome 8, whole genome shotgun sequence, one region includes:
- a CDS encoding methylmalonate-semialdehyde dehydrogenase (acylating), whose protein sequence is MVPLIRRPLQLRAYASAALASTSSNSKLSPLALKAAEDVSSKWRGTTANGGKTKLYIGGEFLDSKTDTWLEVRDPSSQTLINTVPETTPDEFTAAVDAASQAFKTWSKTGIMRRQRAMFELQHLIRQHAPEIANSIVLEQGKTYVDALGDVNRGLQVVESATAITSTLLGDKLEVSNDMDTYVRRLPLGVAATISPFNFPAMIVLWSAALATVTGNTLIVKPSERDPGATMIIAELCERAGLPPGVINVVHGTVPTVNRICDDPTIKAISFVGSDKAGTHIYNRAIVQGKRVQANLGAKNHAIIMPDANKNLALNSVAGAAFGAAGQRCMALSVAIFVGTAREMIPELIERAKGLKVTGGFEKDADLGPVISPQAKKRIEDFIGSVEEEGGKILLDGRGYKVSEYPDGNFVGPTIVEAVTTMKVYKNEVFGPVLTIVEADTLDDAIAIINANKYGNGASIFTNSGSTARKFEMEAEPGQIGINVAVPVPLPMFGWSGNKGSAKGDIPFYGKSGLDFYTYKKTTTSLWPAADAVGNRASVHMPQIH, encoded by the exons ATGGTTCCTCTTATCAGACGCCCTCTCCAGCTTAGGGCTTATGCTTCAGCTGCCCTTGCCTCAACTTCATCCAACAGTAAGCTATCGCCGCTCGCTCTCAAAGCAGCCGAAGACGTCTCCTCCAAGTGGAGGGGAACCACAGCAAACGGGGGAAAAACAAAGCTCTATATAGGAGGGGAGTTTTTGGACAGCAAAACTGATACATGGCTGGAAGTCCGAGACCCC TCTTCACAAACCCTCATAAATACTGTCCCAGAAACTACCCCAGATGAGTTTACAGCAGCCGTAGATGCGGCTAGTCAAGCTTTCAAAACATGGTCCAAGACTGGCATCATGCGTCGCCAACGAGCAATGTTCGA GCTGCAGCACCTAATTCGTCAACATGCCCCAGAGATTGCCAATTCCATTGTCTTGGAGCAAGGCAAAACATATGTTGATGCTCTCGGTGACGTCAATCGAGGCCTTCAAGTCGTCGAAAGCGCTACTGCCATCACTTCGACCTTACTCGGTGATAAGCTTGAGGTTTCCAATGACATGGACACCTATGTTAGAAGGCTTCCCTTGGGGGTTGCCGCTACCATATCCCCGTTCAACTTCCCTGCCATGATTGTCCTCTGGTCTGCAGCACTTGCTACCGTCACTG GGAACACCCTTATTGTAAAGCCTTCTGAAAGAGACCCCGGGGCTACCATGATCATTGCGGAGCTATGTGAGAGGGCTGGCCTTCCACCTGGAGTAATCAACGT TGTCCATGGGACAGTCCCTACAGTTAATAGAATCTGTGATGACCCAACTATCAAGGCCATCTCTTTTGTAGGGAGCGACAAAGCTGGTACCCATATCTACAATAG GGCTATTGTTCAGGGCAAGCGAGTACAGGCAAACTTGGGTGCTAAAAACCATGCTATCATTATGCCTGATG CGAATAAAAACCTTGCTCTTAACTCTGTGGCAGGTGCTGCTTTCGGTGCTGCCGGTCAGCGATGTATGGCCCTATCTGTTG CCATCTTTGTGGGCACGGCCCGGGAGATGATCCCCGAGCTCATTGAGAGAGCAAagggtttgaaggtgaCTGGGGGATTCGAGAAAGATGCAGACCT CGGTCCCGTTATTTCGCCCCAGGCGAAGAAGCGTATTGAGGATTTTATCGGCtcagtggaagaagaaggaggaaagatcCTTTTGGACGGACGTGGTTACAAAGTGTCCGAGTATCCTGACGGCAACTTTGTCGGTCCTACCATTGTTGAAGCCGTAACTACAATGAAAGTTTACAA GAACGAGGTCTTTGGCCCGGTCTTGACCATCGTCGAGGCTGATACCCTTGACGATGCAATCGCTATCATCAACGCCAACAAATA TGGTAACGGtgcctccatcttcaccaacTCTGGATCTACCGCTCGTAAATtcgagatggaagctgaaCCAGGACAAATTGGTATCAATGTCGCTGTACCTGTTCCGCTTCCTATGTTCGGATGGTCAGGTAACAAAGGTTCAGCCAAAGGTGACATCCCGTTCTACGGGAAAAGTGGTTTGGATTTTTACACCTATAAGAAGACAACCACAAGCCTCTGGCCTGCTGCTGATGCCGTTGGTAATAGA GCAAGTGTCCACATGCCGCAGATTCATTGA